The following are encoded together in the Microterricola viridarii genome:
- a CDS encoding 50S ribosomal protein L25/general stress protein Ctc yields the protein MMSDVDKVVTEVRESFGKGAARKIRAVGKIPAVIYGHGSEPQHVTLPAHQMGLILRKTNALLNLDIAGKSELVLVKDVQKDPVRQIIEHIDLIVIRKGEKVEVEIPVHVEGEPFSGTQVDQDLHTLRLESEATNIPTSVVVNVDGLTEGAQVLAKDVVLPAGSTLVEEPNALVLSVYALAAAKAEGTEAAE from the coding sequence ATCATGAGCGACGTTGACAAGGTTGTAACCGAGGTCCGCGAGTCCTTCGGCAAGGGCGCTGCCCGCAAGATCCGCGCCGTGGGCAAGATCCCCGCCGTCATCTACGGCCACGGCTCCGAGCCGCAGCACGTCACCCTGCCCGCACACCAGATGGGCCTGATCCTGCGCAAGACCAACGCGCTGCTCAACCTGGACATCGCCGGCAAGAGCGAGCTCGTCCTGGTCAAGGACGTGCAGAAGGACCCGGTCCGCCAGATCATCGAGCACATCGACCTCATCGTCATCCGCAAGGGCGAAAAGGTTGAGGTTGAGATCCCCGTGCACGTCGAGGGCGAGCCCTTCTCCGGCACCCAGGTTGACCAGGACCTGCACACCCTGCGTCTCGAGTCCGAGGCCACCAACATCCCGACCAGCGTCGTCGTGAACGTTGACGGCCTCACCGAGGGTGCTCAGGTCCTCGCCAAGGACGTCGTGCTGCCCGCCGGCTCCACCCTGGTCGAGGAGCCCAACGCTCTCGTCCTCAGCGTCTACGCACTCGCCGCGGCCAAGGCCGAGGGCACCGAGGCTGCCGAGTAA
- a CDS encoding FadR/GntR family transcriptional regulator — protein MSSRLHQLVIESVGQRVVAGELAAGETLLAERLENELGVSRSVVREAVRVLASLGLVESVKRVGIRVLPMSSWSLFDPSVIRWRIASDGKGAQLRSLTELRSAVEPAAAELAAEHAPDDVAAELMAVAAQMRAVGRSGDLQRFLELDVRFHTLVLCASGNEMFTELRGVIGEVLRGRTDYGLMPTHPHEEALQWHVDVADAIQGRRAEAARAAMDRIMRRTTAEVEQVWLDQPRQFLAE, from the coding sequence ATGTCTTCCCGCCTGCACCAGCTAGTGATCGAAAGTGTCGGTCAGCGCGTTGTCGCGGGCGAGCTCGCCGCTGGAGAGACACTGTTGGCCGAGCGGCTCGAAAACGAGCTCGGTGTCTCGCGCTCGGTGGTGCGCGAGGCCGTGCGCGTTCTGGCCTCGCTCGGACTGGTCGAGTCCGTCAAACGCGTGGGCATCCGCGTGCTGCCGATGAGCTCATGGTCGCTGTTCGACCCGTCGGTCATCCGGTGGCGCATCGCATCGGATGGCAAGGGAGCTCAGTTGCGCTCGCTGACCGAGCTGCGCTCCGCGGTCGAACCCGCAGCGGCGGAGTTGGCGGCGGAACACGCGCCGGACGACGTTGCCGCCGAGCTGATGGCTGTGGCAGCGCAGATGCGAGCCGTCGGCCGATCCGGCGACCTGCAGCGCTTCCTAGAGCTCGACGTCCGTTTCCACACTCTTGTGCTCTGCGCCTCCGGCAACGAGATGTTCACCGAGCTGCGCGGCGTCATCGGCGAGGTTCTGCGCGGCCGGACGGACTACGGGCTGATGCCGACACACCCGCACGAAGAGGCCCTGCAGTGGCACGTCGATGTCGCGGATGCGATTCAGGGTCGACGGGCGGAGGCCGCGCGTGCCGCCATGGACCGAATCATGCGACGCACGACCGCCGAGGTGGAGCAGGTGTGGCTGGATCAGCCGCGCCAGTTCCTCGCCGAGTGA
- a CDS encoding L-idonate 5-dehydrogenase codes for MSTIPTETLGVVAHAAGDMRIESVAVPTAAADEAVVEIAYGGICGSDLHYWQHGAAGESILKAPMLLGHEVVGRVLVAAADGSGPASGTDVAVHPATPGAGDGSPYPAESPNLSPGCTYLGSAARFPHTEGAFARYAVLPARMLRALPAGLSLREAALVEPAAVAWHAVSRAGDVAGKRVLVVGSGPIGALVVAVLKRAGAAEIIAVDMFDKPLEIATAVGATRTIVATDADTIASVQADIAFETSGNYRGLASAVRGTTRGGRVVMVGLLPSGEQPALISLAITRELELVGSFRFNDEIDEVIAALADGSLQVGPVVTHEFDAADALEAFEVARDSSASGKVLLRFS; via the coding sequence ATGAGCACCATCCCCACCGAAACCCTGGGCGTCGTTGCCCACGCCGCCGGCGACATGCGCATCGAGTCTGTCGCCGTGCCGACCGCCGCCGCCGACGAGGCCGTCGTCGAGATCGCCTATGGCGGCATCTGCGGCTCTGACCTGCACTACTGGCAGCACGGCGCAGCGGGGGAGTCCATCCTCAAGGCGCCGATGCTGCTCGGCCACGAGGTCGTCGGCCGCGTGCTCGTCGCCGCCGCTGACGGCAGCGGCCCGGCATCCGGAACCGACGTCGCCGTGCACCCCGCGACACCCGGCGCCGGCGACGGCTCGCCCTACCCCGCCGAGAGCCCCAACCTCTCGCCCGGCTGTACCTACTTGGGTAGCGCGGCGCGGTTCCCGCACACCGAGGGCGCCTTCGCCCGGTACGCGGTGCTGCCCGCACGCATGCTCCGCGCACTGCCGGCTGGCCTCTCGCTGCGTGAGGCCGCCCTCGTCGAACCGGCCGCCGTCGCCTGGCACGCGGTCTCGCGCGCCGGGGACGTCGCCGGCAAGCGCGTGCTCGTCGTCGGAAGCGGCCCGATCGGCGCGCTCGTCGTCGCCGTACTGAAGCGCGCGGGCGCCGCCGAGATCATCGCCGTCGACATGTTCGACAAGCCGCTCGAGATCGCCACCGCCGTCGGCGCGACGCGCACGATCGTGGCGACGGATGCCGACACCATCGCGTCGGTGCAGGCCGACATCGCCTTCGAGACCTCCGGCAACTACCGGGGCCTCGCCTCGGCCGTGCGCGGAACCACCCGGGGCGGCCGCGTCGTCATGGTGGGCCTGCTGCCATCCGGCGAGCAGCCCGCACTGATCTCGCTGGCGATCACCCGGGAGCTGGAGCTCGTGGGCTCGTTCCGCTTCAACGACGAGATCGACGAGGTCATCGCCGCGCTGGCCGACGGATCGCTCCAGGTGGGACCCGTCGTCACGCACGAGTTCGACGCCGCCGACGCGTTGGAGGCCTTCGAGGTCGCGCGCGACTCCTCCGCCAGCGGCAAGGTGCTTCTGCGCTTCTCCTAG
- a CDS encoding SDR family oxidoreductase, whose translation MTVNMFDLTGKIALVTGSSRGIGSAIAKGLAAAGATVVLNGLDEARLEAARVALAAEVGEDRVRAIAFDVTDADATASAINWIEAEVGPLAILVNNAGVQHRVPMLDLDVADWERVLRTNLTSAFLVGREAARHMIPRGAGKIINVASVQTDLARPTIAPYTASKGGIRNLTRAMTAEWASHGLQINAIAPGYIHTEMTQNLVDDTVFNEWILGRTPAHRWGTVEDLVGPAVWLASAGSNFVNGQVVFIDGGMTVVV comes from the coding sequence ATGACAGTGAACATGTTCGACCTGACGGGCAAGATCGCCCTCGTCACGGGTTCCAGCCGTGGCATCGGTTCGGCGATCGCCAAGGGCCTCGCGGCCGCCGGCGCGACCGTGGTGCTCAACGGTCTCGATGAGGCGCGGCTCGAGGCCGCCCGCGTGGCCCTGGCCGCCGAGGTCGGTGAGGACCGGGTGCGCGCGATCGCGTTCGACGTCACGGACGCCGACGCCACGGCATCCGCCATCAACTGGATCGAGGCAGAGGTCGGCCCGCTCGCCATCCTCGTGAACAACGCCGGCGTGCAGCACCGCGTGCCGATGCTCGACCTCGACGTCGCAGACTGGGAGCGCGTGCTGCGCACCAACCTGACCAGCGCATTCCTCGTCGGCCGCGAGGCCGCGCGCCACATGATCCCGCGTGGCGCGGGCAAGATCATCAACGTCGCCTCGGTGCAGACCGACCTGGCCCGCCCGACCATCGCGCCGTACACGGCGTCGAAGGGCGGCATCCGCAACCTCACCCGTGCCATGACGGCCGAGTGGGCGTCGCACGGCCTGCAGATCAACGCGATCGCGCCGGGTTACATCCACACCGAGATGACGCAGAACCTCGTCGACGACACCGTCTTCAACGAGTGGATCCTGGGCCGCACGCCGGCACACCGTTGGGGCACGGTCGAAGACCTTGTTGGTCCCGCGGTGTGGCTGGCGTCGGCAGGATCCAACTTTGTCAACGGTCAGGTCGTCTTCATCGACGGCGGCATGACGGTCGTCGTTTAG
- a CDS encoding GntP family permease, which produces MTDLELNWTLGTPGLLLVAAGAIALLLVLIMKFRIHAFVALIVVSVVTAVATGIPAAGLVPTLMSGFSSTLGSVALLVGLGAMLGRMLEVSGGAEVLTNALIKTFGEKRAPLALSVASLMFGFPIFFDAGLVVMLPIIFTVARRLGGSLLLYAFPAAAAFSVMHIFVPPHPGPVAATGLLGADVGLVLIFGLLVAIPTWYVAGYLFGKFLGRRFNIPVPTILDAPADSIENKFRSAPKLGTIVFLLLLPLGLIFLNTGLNMLATAGVVSLEDTWVQVLRAFGEVPIALLITVLMAMWLLGWRQQKERSLVETVVDSALGPICSIILITGAGGMFGGVLRASGIGNAIADSLDAIGLPVIVAGFVIAAVVRIAQGSATVALTTAAALIQPVVLGNPEFNAVQTVAIVLSLAAGSVFAGHVNDSGFWLVSKFFGMDTKTTLKTWTVGQALIGTCGFILSLGIYLIASTL; this is translated from the coding sequence ATGACTGACCTCGAGCTCAACTGGACGCTTGGTACGCCAGGCCTCCTGCTCGTCGCAGCCGGCGCGATCGCGTTGCTGCTCGTATTGATCATGAAGTTCCGCATTCACGCCTTCGTGGCGCTGATCGTGGTCAGCGTGGTGACCGCGGTTGCTACGGGCATCCCTGCCGCTGGGCTGGTTCCGACGCTCATGAGCGGCTTCAGCTCCACCCTCGGCAGCGTCGCGCTGCTCGTGGGTCTGGGCGCGATGCTCGGCCGCATGCTCGAGGTCAGTGGTGGAGCGGAGGTGCTCACCAACGCCCTGATCAAGACGTTCGGCGAGAAGCGCGCGCCGCTCGCGCTCTCGGTGGCGTCGCTGATGTTCGGTTTCCCGATCTTCTTCGATGCCGGCCTCGTCGTGATGCTGCCGATCATCTTCACGGTGGCACGCCGTCTTGGTGGCTCGCTGCTCCTCTACGCGTTCCCCGCCGCAGCGGCCTTCTCGGTCATGCACATCTTCGTGCCGCCGCACCCGGGTCCCGTAGCCGCCACCGGCCTGCTCGGTGCCGACGTCGGACTCGTGCTGATCTTCGGCCTCCTCGTCGCGATCCCCACGTGGTACGTCGCCGGCTACCTCTTCGGTAAGTTCCTCGGTCGCCGCTTCAACATCCCCGTCCCCACCATCCTGGATGCCCCGGCGGACTCGATCGAGAACAAGTTCCGCTCGGCCCCGAAGCTCGGCACCATCGTCTTCCTGCTGCTGCTTCCCCTCGGCCTCATCTTCCTGAACACCGGCCTCAACATGCTGGCCACCGCCGGCGTCGTCTCGCTCGAAGACACCTGGGTGCAGGTGCTGCGCGCATTCGGCGAGGTGCCGATCGCCCTGCTGATCACCGTTCTGATGGCCATGTGGCTGCTCGGATGGCGCCAGCAGAAGGAGCGCTCGCTCGTTGAGACCGTCGTCGACAGCGCGCTCGGCCCGATCTGCTCCATCATCCTCATCACCGGTGCCGGTGGAATGTTCGGTGGCGTGCTGCGCGCCAGCGGAATCGGCAACGCCATCGCCGACTCGCTCGACGCCATCGGCCTGCCGGTCATCGTTGCCGGCTTCGTCATCGCCGCCGTCGTGCGCATCGCCCAGGGGTCGGCCACCGTCGCCCTCACGACGGCCGCGGCCCTCATCCAGCCGGTCGTGCTCGGCAACCCCGAATTCAACGCGGTGCAGACCGTCGCCATCGTGCTCAGCCTCGCGGCTGGTTCGGTGTTCGCCGGCCACGTCAACGACTCTGGCTTCTGGCTGGTGAGCAAGTTCTTCGGAATGGACACCAAGACCACGCTGAAGACATGGACCGTCGGCCAGGCCCTGATCGGAACCTGCGGTTTCATCCTCTCGCTCGGCATCTACCTGATTGCCAGCACCCTCTAG
- a CDS encoding gluconokinase encodes MPNSPVNGSNIPASLPPLIVMGVSGSGKSTIGTALGAAFGFEFIDGDDLHPRANKEKMAAGHPLNDEDRAPWLEIIAERIGAELADGHPIVVACSSLKRKYRDQLVAHAPSTVFVHLTGERAVISERQSHRVHEYMPNSLLDSQFTTLEPLQSDERGIAVDLTMTPTEIVDFVRAALGALSPTVQ; translated from the coding sequence GTGCCCAATAGCCCAGTGAACGGGAGCAACATCCCCGCGAGCCTGCCTCCGTTGATCGTGATGGGAGTCTCAGGATCGGGGAAGTCCACGATCGGAACCGCTCTCGGTGCCGCATTCGGATTCGAGTTCATCGACGGTGACGACCTTCACCCTCGGGCCAACAAAGAGAAGATGGCCGCGGGTCACCCGCTCAACGACGAAGACCGGGCGCCCTGGCTGGAGATCATCGCCGAGCGCATTGGCGCTGAGCTTGCGGATGGCCACCCGATCGTGGTCGCCTGCTCCTCACTCAAGCGCAAGTACCGCGACCAGCTCGTGGCACACGCACCGAGCACCGTGTTTGTGCACCTGACTGGCGAACGCGCCGTGATCTCGGAGCGTCAGAGCCACCGCGTGCACGAGTACATGCCGAACAGCCTGCTGGACTCGCAGTTCACCACCCTGGAGCCGCTGCAAAGCGATGAGCGGGGAATCGCGGTCGACCTGACCATGACCCCGACCGAGATCGTTGATTTCGTCCGGGCCGCGCTCGGCGCCCTCAGCCCAACGGTCCAGTAA